In the Helianthus annuus cultivar XRQ/B chromosome 11, HanXRQr2.0-SUNRISE, whole genome shotgun sequence genome, one interval contains:
- the LOC110888496 gene encoding KDEL-tailed cysteine endopeptidase CEP1 yields the protein MNSGICEGDEVISIDGHEDVPVNDEDALMKAVANQAVSVAIDAGGSDFQFYSQGVFTGKCGTELNHGVAVVGYDAIEAGLKYWIAKNSWVGEWGENGYIRMQRGVPDKNGLYGIAMEASYPVKSSHTNPYGSPLIKDEL from the exons ATGAATTCAGGTATCTGT GAGGGTGATGAAGTTATATCAATTGATGGACATGAAGATGTGCCTGTAAATGATGAAGATGCTTTAATGAAAGCAGTTGCAAACCAGGCTGTATCTGTTGCCATTGATGCTGGAGGTTCTGATTTCCAGTTTTATTCACAG GGAGTTTTTACCGGAAAGTGTGGAACGGAGTTGAATCATGGTGTAGCAGTGGTCGGCTATGATGCAATTGAAGCTGGACTCAAGTACTGGATAGCGAAGAACTCGTGGGTAGGCGAATGGGGTGAGAATGGATACATACGAATGCAACGTGGCGTTCCTGATAAGAATGGGCTCTATGGCATAGCAATGGAAGCTTCTTATCCTGTTAAGAGCTCTCATACAAACCCTTATGGATCACCATTGATCAAGGATGAACTCTAG
- the LOC110890623 gene encoding 39S ribosomal protein L28, mitochondrial, producing the protein MAFRSKEMVKKIMKKIGGEKNLNPGVKESLKKSLPESKVVMSRAHRGIYAGRHIQFGNQVSEKGGNKTRRNWKPNVQEKRLFSYILDRHIRVKVTTHALRCIDKAGGIDEYLLKTPYKKMDTEMGLLWKSKIEKMYQELGNMEVVFFPQEEENKLAEEFKDMRIEQRVARRDARRIAYGWSPKVAQIKEASEDGEANHHEELVANS; encoded by the exons ATGGCGTTCAGATCGAAGGAAATGGTGAAGAAAATCATGAAGAAAATAGGCGGCGAGAAGAATTTGAATCCCGGAGTGAAAGAATCTTTGAAGAAGAGTTTGCCGGAGAGTAAGGTGGTGATGAGCAGAGCTCACCGTGGAATTTACGCCGGCCGGCATATTCAGTTCGGTAATCAAGTCAGCGAGAAAGGTGGAAACAA GACTCGAAGAAACTGGAAGCCCAACGTACAAGAAAAACGTCTTTTCAGTTACATTCTCGACCGCCACATTCGCGTAAAAGTTACAACACACGCACTTCGTTGCATAGACAAAGCAGGGGGCATCGATGAGTATCTACTAAAGACACCGTACAAGAAAATGGACACCGAAATGGGGCTGTTATGGAAATCTAAAATCGAGAAAATGTATCAAGAGCTCGGAAACATGGAAGTTGTTTTCTTCCCACAAGAAGAAGAAAACAAGCTTGCAGAAGAATTCAAAGACATGAGAATTGAACAACGCGTGGCGCGTAGGGATGCAAGAAGGATCGCGTATGGTTGGAGTCCAAAAGTTGCACAAATCAAGGAGGCGAGTGAAGATGGTGAAGCAAATCATCATGAGGAACTCGTTGCTAATTCGTAA